One Cucumis melo cultivar AY chromosome 8, USDA_Cmelo_AY_1.0, whole genome shotgun sequence genomic window, CTAGAAAGCCTGGGGAGGGGCTCATAGTTGGAGGGCAAGGGCAATTTGTTGGGGGCAGCTTGGACATGGATGACTTGGACACAGATCTTGATATCGATGATTTGGAGACAAGTGGTGACTTTGTTTGTGCCTTGGAGTGCTAGTCATTGTCAGGAAGGCCGGGCCAACTTTTTGgccaaacaaaataaaattagaattaATGGTTGGGTTGGGGAATCAAATTCTCTTATTTAGTGGGATGATGGTGTGTACGTATTGCTGTTCGTGGGAGGTTTCTATCTGTCTCTTTGAGATTGTGCAGAGTCCATTAGAAACACTGTAAATTTTTATAGCAGCTTTAATAATGCCGTTGTTAACCTCTCCTTTATTCATCTTTATGCGTATGTAATTCATAAGGCTATGCTCGAATGATCAGATTTGCAACAATTTGTCGTCGAATTATGTTCATGTCGGTAATACAAGCGAGAGAATATGGAAGATTTTTATAATCACACTCTTATCATATaagttatattttaatttttaaactttgtATCCTTAATTCATTTTGCTTGAAAAGTGTATTGAGGAAATGTGTGGTTGAGAATCATTCTCTCCATTTCAAATATGTTGTCATTTTCTGTTCAAAGTGAAGAGTTCAATAATGATATTGTCgttttcttatttcttatttttgaTGGTTACAATTTTAAGTCAATAATTGTTGTAGTTTGGATTCTAGTATCATTAAACACAAGTTCTAAAAATTCATTGTCATTTCATAATTCTGTCTTCCTTGttatttttccattttaaatttatatggTTCTTATTCTGACTAAGTAATTGTCAATTTATTGCATTTGGTCCAGACGAATTTGGAAACAACCGTCTTAACATTTATTTTAGGTACAACATGAAATTTCTttgtcaaaattaaaaaaaaaaaaaataatcgcaATATGAACATTTGTGTTCCCTTCCCAAATTAATTCAATTTAGGTTCGGGTTGCAATCACTATTTATATACCTAAAAATACCTAAAAATAAATTCTACGtttcaaaactaaaaaagtttaagtataattatttttaaatataataaaatgaataaataaaaatatctaCAAAATATTACGATTTATCATTTATATACTAAGATaaattatttgttatatatttataaacagTTTTAAAAGTTTCGTCATTTAAAATAACCTTTCACGTGGCAAGTTATTTCAAACAAATCTTCTATTATTCAATAAATCTTTTATAACCACAATCAACAATTaagttattaaatttaaatttttatttagatAAGTGGATTCAATCTAAGACAGTGTATACTAAATACTATACAGAAAGATAGTGGCCTAATGGTTTGGTAGAAATGTTTATGGAAAAGTTTTAAGGCTAGTATATTAGTCGTtagttaattttttatttaccttTCTAACGTTTCTAACATGATGAACATGAAACTCAAATGAAGCACTCCAACCTAAATACcataaaaacatataaattaCGAAAAATTCAAACTCTCGACAACTTAATAGAGAATACGTATCTAAATTTATTGAGTTGAACTTAATTTgacaaataaaatattgaacCAATTAATTCTTTTAAGTATAAATATTATTACCGTCAAATTTCTATACATTGCTGTTAATGAGTTAAcaaagacaaaagaaaataCATCTTCAATCTAAGAGATAAGCTTGATTGTAATAAATTAGTATAGATTAGATACGTAACACAAAGTTTAGAACTTatcaaatttctttattttgttggaaagttcatgaaattaataattaaatgtgCAGTGGCCCCCAAACCCCAAAGCCATTGACTGATTCTGGAAACCAAAAAAGGAATCAGCagggaaataaataaagttgAAAGATGAGGTGATTAGTGGGCATGAAAATGTGGTTTTGAGTTCCAATACATTTCTTCCTTATTGGGGAACGATGATTTGAATATGCAGAAACAAATCAATGCAAATTTGTGTTGTTTTGTCTGTTGTTGAGATCTCAATCTtatcttaaaattaaaagaaagagTTATTGAAGTAGGGTTCTGATGAACCACATATGTCATTTGTGATTCCTCTTTTTAATTAATACTTTAGATTAAATTTCACCCTCATCgtgtttgtttatttattcaACAATTATTAATAAGATAACTATCTAGCTTGATAATGACACTTTGTGTTTAAATTTCTCTGAATAAGATTGATAATGCCTTCTGATTTTACAGTATCTATATGTATATTATCTTTAATCAAACTATGGGAAgaagtagaaaagaaaagaaaaaaaaaacacaaaatatttataaaacttgttcaatagtaataataatttactaattttaAAACCGTAGGTcttacttccttttttttaaaaaaaaacgtaAATAAAGGAATTAAGAAATGGAGCGTACAACAAACCAACTATACATCCACCagtaaataaaattttcaaaacaaataacTTATTTGAGTCCCCAAACTGTGAAGTGTTTGAGATTAGGAGGAAAGTTGTGAAACTCTAACTCACGTGGTAAAAAGTTAATAAagtaaatttgatttttaataatGAAATCGATACTTCTTAGATCAAATGCCTCTATTaaaacaacaaacaaacaaTTCAGATCGTACAATATAATTAACCATTCTAAAAAACGTAAGGTAGTTCAATAGACACAAAAGATTAAGGTCGCATGAAATATGACACGTTAAGTAATTCTTCAAACAAGTAATTGAACGAGATCATTGTGAGAACACCATCCGAAATTTCCCCAAATATCCGTGTTAAAAGTACAATTAAAGTAAAGAATAAAGGATGTTTGAACTCAGCAAATTAGATATGGCCAAATGAGTGTCCCAAATGTCACATCCAGTTTTGAGATAACCATGTACTGTAGTCTCCATTTTCTGGGTATGACTTGACGTTTCCCATAGATATGTATCATATCAAATCAAAGTTGATATAAGGCAATTAGCCTATTACCACTTGTCCAGTGGCATAAATTTTTAACAAacattttattaaagaaaaatgtaCCAAAAGAAAGTTTTATGTTGGTAAAGTTATTCTTGCATTTAAGGAAGCCACTGATTGGACTTTTAACAAGATATTTGGACAACCCATTAATGGAGTCACACTCAATAACTCTAAATGTAATATTGTTTTTcctataaatatttataacataagTTAACTACAATAACATTATTTGATAATTCTTTTTGCTAAAATATTTGCTATTTTATATTGCATCAAAAATGTTTCCAATTCAAACCATATTATAATTAAGCaaagtataataataataataattaactatAATAATCAATTCAACTAATATATACATGCGgagaaaaaaaacacacaccAATGTGAGGATGTCTTAGACTATTAGTATTAGCCACCGTAGTTCAGATAAGCTTATTCCCTATTGTATTTGTACTTGCGAAATACGAGTCCTTGTTTCGAGGTAGAATAGTGTCGTTTTTGCCTACACCGTTCACCAATGTGGTTCGGCCTTGTTTCGAATCCAGACCTCAGGGACAAAGCAAGCCCAGAATCTCGTTAATGGCTCAAGCCCACACACTCATCCAATATCGCAAACCAATTGACAAAAGGCCGCACTGTTAGTGGAAAAAGGAACAACGTTCTCAATTCTTTCTCATCATTCGTCTACGAAAATGTAATATGGTCAAATTCACAGCAAAATCCCTAATTCGTTGCCAAAGAACCGGAGCAGGAGTGGCAATCTTCTGTCCTAGCTAAGATGAAGGTTTGTATGAATCTCCATTCTTGTCATTCTGAGCTATTGAACTGTTCAATTTTTATGATGTAGAATTTGACATGTTTTCTACTCCTTCCCTTTCAGTTCAACATTGCAAATCCCACTACTGGGTGCCAGAAAAAGTTCGAAATCGATGACGATGCCAAACtgtataaaattttatttctatatcGTACTGTTACCATCTCGttcttctttcattttgttGGTGGAAGTGTCGATTTTATGGGTTCAAGAATATGAAACTTGGGATGCTTATAGCAGAAAGTATTTTCTTACTGATTTTAACAATGTGATTTATGCTCGAAGGATTAGGAGCATGCTgcttatttttgtttatttaatttctttatgtTTGTTAGTAATTGTTTCATTAATATGTATGATATTTCGTTTAGGGAACTTACAATTATCTGTGGAGTTGACCTGCAAACTGGAGGCCTTTTCTTTTGAATTTCGTTACGACGTTAATTATCTGAAATCTAAACATAGGATTGTGGTATCTGGTTTCATGGGATTATTAGACTCTCTTAGTATCAAGCTTCTCATGTAGTGTTAGCTGTGATGAATTTGACTTGACTAGTCATATTGGGACAAGTGGGTCTCTCATTTGAATATCCTTACAGTTCATTAGAATTTGTAGTCACACCTTAATATTCTTAACGCAGCCGAACATTTTGGGACAAGAGGATCTCCCAAGAAGTTAATGGAGATGCGCTTGGTGAAGTAAGTTTTCTGTTGGTACCTTTTTCATTACATTATAATCAAGTATTTTTCATTTCATCTGTTATGTTATTAACTTAGAGGATCTTTTGGCAGGACTTTAAAGgttatgtttttaaaataatgggGTGTTTGTGACAAACAAGGTTTTCCAGTGAAGCAAGGTGTCTGGACCACTGGCCGTGTTTGCCTATTGCTGCACAGAggtataaatttttttaatcttacTGTTCTGGTTGTAGTTTCAATAGAGCGGAGTGACTTTCTTCTATATATGGAAAGCGAAGTATAAGTTTTGAGTCCTTTGAACAGGTACTCCTTGTTTTTGTGGTTATGGTAGGAGGAATGGTGAGAGGAGGAAATCTGTCCGTGGTTGCATTGTTAATCCAGACCTCTCTGTTTTGAATTTGGTGACTGTGAGGTAGGGCGAGAATGATCTACCTGGCCTAACAGATATCAAGAAGCCAAGAATGCGAGGTCCGAAAAGGCCATCTAAGATCCGGAAACTCTTCAATCTCTCCAAGGATGATGATGTTCGGAAGTATGTCAACACATACAGCAAAACCTTCACAGATAAACTTGGTGGGTTTGCTTATCAGTGCTGATACATAGTTGGTAACAGGAAATTAAGTAGAAACAATGTGATTGATTATACTGTGAGCTCATTTACATTGTTATCTGGTTGTCAGGTAAGAAATGTAGTAAAGCCCCCAAAATCCAGAGGCTGGTAACCCCCTGGACTCTCCAAAGGAAGCGAGGAAGGATTtctgaaaagaaaaggagaattGCCAAAGCCAAGTCAGAAGCAGCCGAGTATCAGAAGATTTTGGCATCATGTTTGAAAGAACAACGCGAGCGCCGCAGTGAGAGCTTAGCAAAGAGAAGATCCAAGCTCTCTGCTGCCTCCAAGCCTTCTATTGCTGCTTAGATATACTTCTCTGAAATTTTGTCCGAGTTAGTTGAGCATGGAGCGTTCCTGGACACTCTCAGTCCATAGATTAGGGAAATTTGGTTGCTATTACCAAGAGTTGGTTtgatagttttaaaattttgggttCGCTAGTTTGACCTCATGTAacatttgattattttttcaaGTTAATACTTATTCCATACAAGTATGGATTACTTTTGTTACAAGACTTCCCCGTTGAATTTCAGCATTCTTAGAAAACCGAAAATCACAtgtttaaataattattaaatttcttaaatgcttttcaaaatttgtttagAAGAACGATCGTCCATGATGTAACTTAGGTATGGTTTGAACCTAAATGCACTTTTCAAGTCAAAGATAAGTGATATGCCTAAATGGATTTAGGAACATTTAGGGAGGGTTGAAGGTGTGATAGACTTATTTAATAAGGGCAGTTGTTCTAAGTAGTGAGATCTATGCTGTGAGGAGTTAACaagttataaaataaatatcagTTCTTCGGTGGAAACTCGGATGACCTAACACATGTAATGTCAAACATGGATGGGAGCTAACAACACTCCCCCAAGCTAATATTTTTTGGGCTAAATATGCCGTTAATATCACATTGTATCACATCCGGCACAGTTGTTGTCGTATAACTTTTTTGTCACAATCTTTCAAATCTGCCGTGGTTTCTTCTACTCCCATCTATGACCACAGTAGTTAGAACAGGTATCCATTCCGCGTCCTGCCGTATGCAGGCCGATATGATACTCTGAAGAACGAGCGGCCCAAAGGCCCACTTACGTTAAGCCCTCAATCGGACGGTTACTGATCCAAAACCCactaaaaagtaaaaactaCCAATGCTTAGTGGGTCGAAATCATCGGAACGGGACCAAAACCCCAAATATCACCCTCCCCGCCGGTTTCTTGTTCATGAACGTGTAGGCTTACAGCTACATCCAGAGTTCATCGAACATGGGAGGAAAGGGCAGGGGCGGCAG contains:
- the LOC103484953 gene encoding LOW QUALITY PROTEIN: 40S ribosomal protein S6 (The sequence of the model RefSeq protein was modified relative to this genomic sequence to represent the inferred CDS: deleted 1 base in 1 codon; substituted 1 base at 1 genomic stop codon): MKFNIANPTTGCQKKFEIDDDAKLRSRTFWDKRISQEVNGDALGEDFKGYVFKIMGVCDKQGFPVKQGVWTTGRVCLLLHRGTPCFCGYGRRNGERRKSVRGCIVNPDLSVLNLVTVRXGENDLPGLTDIKKPRMRGPKRPSKIRKLFNLSKDDDVRKYVNTYSKTFTDKLGKKCSKAPKIQRLVTPWTLQRKRGRISEKKRRIAKAKSEAAEYQKILASCLKEQRERRSESLAKRRSKLSAASKPSIAA